From Labrus bergylta chromosome 22, fLabBer1.1, whole genome shotgun sequence, one genomic window encodes:
- the pfdn2 gene encoding prefoldin subunit 2 produces MAANSSSTVSKSSNTAGGKQSGPSAEQVVATFQKMRQEQRSMASKAAELEMEINEHSLVVDTLKDVDPSRKCFRLVGGVLVERTVKEVLPALESNKEQITKIVESINTQMQSKGRELTEYRERYNIRLVGEGEAEAQDQSAASRDSEGGGSKSGAGVLVS; encoded by the exons ATGGCAGCCAACAGTAGCAGCACGGTTAGCAAATCGAGCAACACCGCGGGTGGGAAACAGTCCGGCCCTTCAGCCGAGCAG GTGGTGGCAACATTTCAGAAGATGCGTCAGGAGCAGCGCAGTATGGCCTCGAAAGCTGCAGAGCTGGAGATGGAGATCAACGAGCACAG cttaGTAGTTGACACCCTGAAGGACGTGGACCCTTCAAGGAAATGCTTTCGTCTGGTGGGAGGAGTTTTGGTGGAGAGGACGGTAAAAGAAGTTCTACCAGCCTTGGAAAGCAACAAAGAGCAG ATCACCAAAATAGTCGAGTCCATCAACACGCAGATGCAGTCAAAAGGTCGCGAGCTCACAGAGTACAGGGAACGCTACAACATCCGGTTGGTGGGAGAGGGCGAGGCAGAGGCACAGGACCAGTCTGCGGCGTCGCGGGACAGCGAGGGAGGCGGCTCGAAAAGCGGCGCTGGCGTTTTAGTGTCAtag